In Hamadaea flava, a genomic segment contains:
- a CDS encoding glycoside hydrolase family 3 protein, protein MTDFRDPTVPLRRRVESLLGQLTLEEKLALLHQHQPAIERLGVGRFTTGTEALHGLAWLGEATVFPQAVGLGATWDPELVTKVGDATGDEVRGLHHKDPTRCGLNVWAPVVNPLRDPRWGRNEEGYSEDAFLTAVLGEAYAWGLRGDHPRFLKTAPTLKHFLGYNNETDRCLSSSNLTPRVLREYELPAYRRAIASGAAVAVMASYNLVNGIPAHVTPHINDDLRTWTSDEVFVVSDAYAPNNLADPAQQAYFPDHPTSHGAAVRAGIDSFTDQNAESHITIDRLREAMRRGLLDESDVDQAVKRALTVRFRLGEFDEPADNPYAQITADVINSAEHQELALETARQSIVLLKSECKLLPLDPARHKTVAVIGPLADRNHTDWYSGTLPYAVTVRTGLADAFPTVVFAEGVDRIALKKDGRYLHVDESGARLDDVPCAYDIFDWGQGVVTLRSTATGRFVRVNTSAEADGPVGGPTADIARSGAKGTLDASSDGPSEWTVREMFRLDEQVDGTVLIRHHASPGNEELGGLQADLTLGAQPVPFEVELLVDGAAQAAAAAASADAAVVVLGNHPLINGRETEDRADLALPPAQENLLREVYAANASTALLLVSSYPYAVGWAEVHLPAVLWSSHGGQELGRAVADVLTGAADPGGRLPQTWYRSACELPDIFDYDIVANDATYLYYRGTPLYPFGHGLSYTTFEYTGLRLSAGEGSTEPLPGALARAAGSAFGVQSVGAAAGETVTATFTVTNTGSRPGTEVVQLYSHQQRSRVKQPLRQLRAFTKFTLHPGESREVSLPVSIDDLAFWDVTTGRLVVEAARHKLMVGRSSSDIRLTATLAVRGTVIGTRRAVDQPVRAADNDEYSGIALAADGVKSVEDGAWLCFQGVDLSGVRTTQIRGHGGAVSVRVDDPFSGPELAKVVPGQRVPSASVDGVHDLYLVYGSVGTTVEELVFAR, encoded by the coding sequence ATGACCGACTTCCGCGATCCCACGGTCCCGCTGCGGCGCCGCGTCGAAAGCCTGCTCGGGCAGCTCACGCTGGAAGAGAAGCTGGCCCTGCTCCACCAGCACCAGCCCGCGATCGAGCGGCTGGGCGTCGGGCGGTTCACCACCGGCACCGAGGCGCTGCACGGCCTGGCCTGGCTCGGTGAGGCGACGGTCTTCCCCCAGGCGGTCGGCCTCGGCGCGACCTGGGACCCCGAGCTGGTCACCAAGGTGGGCGACGCGACCGGGGACGAGGTACGCGGTCTGCACCACAAGGACCCGACCCGGTGCGGCCTCAACGTGTGGGCGCCGGTCGTCAATCCGCTGCGCGACCCGCGTTGGGGGCGCAACGAGGAGGGCTACAGCGAGGACGCGTTCCTGACAGCGGTGCTGGGTGAGGCGTACGCCTGGGGGTTGCGCGGCGACCATCCCCGGTTCCTGAAGACGGCCCCGACGTTGAAGCACTTCCTCGGCTACAACAACGAGACCGACCGCTGCCTCAGTTCCAGCAACCTGACCCCGCGCGTGCTGCGGGAGTACGAGCTGCCGGCGTACCGGCGCGCGATCGCGTCGGGGGCGGCCGTCGCGGTGATGGCCTCCTACAACCTCGTGAACGGCATCCCGGCGCACGTCACCCCGCACATCAACGACGACCTGCGTACCTGGACCTCCGACGAGGTCTTCGTCGTGTCGGACGCGTACGCGCCGAACAACCTCGCCGACCCGGCGCAGCAGGCGTACTTCCCGGATCATCCGACGAGCCACGGGGCGGCCGTCCGGGCCGGCATCGACAGCTTCACCGACCAGAACGCCGAATCGCACATCACGATCGACCGGCTGCGGGAGGCGATGCGGCGCGGGCTGCTCGACGAGTCCGACGTCGACCAGGCGGTCAAGCGCGCGCTGACCGTCCGGTTCCGCCTCGGCGAGTTCGACGAGCCCGCGGACAACCCGTATGCCCAGATCACCGCCGACGTCATCAACTCCGCCGAGCACCAGGAACTGGCGCTGGAGACCGCCCGGCAGTCGATCGTGCTGCTGAAGTCGGAGTGCAAGCTGCTGCCGCTCGACCCGGCCCGGCACAAGACGGTGGCCGTCATCGGGCCGCTGGCCGACCGCAACCACACCGACTGGTACAGCGGCACGCTCCCCTACGCCGTGACCGTCCGGACCGGGCTGGCCGACGCGTTCCCGACGGTCGTCTTCGCGGAAGGCGTCGACCGCATCGCGCTCAAGAAGGACGGCCGTTACCTGCACGTCGACGAATCCGGGGCGCGCCTCGACGACGTGCCTTGTGCGTACGACATCTTCGACTGGGGCCAGGGAGTCGTGACCTTGCGCTCGACCGCGACCGGGCGGTTCGTGCGGGTCAACACCAGCGCGGAGGCCGACGGCCCGGTGGGCGGGCCGACCGCGGACATCGCGCGTAGCGGCGCGAAGGGCACGCTGGACGCGAGTTCGGACGGCCCGTCGGAGTGGACGGTGCGGGAGATGTTCCGGCTCGACGAGCAGGTCGACGGCACAGTCCTGATCCGTCATCATGCGTCGCCGGGCAACGAGGAACTGGGCGGTCTGCAGGCCGACCTGACCCTCGGCGCGCAGCCGGTGCCATTCGAGGTCGAGCTGCTGGTCGACGGCGCGGCCCAAGCCGCCGCCGCGGCCGCGAGCGCCGACGCCGCGGTCGTCGTGCTGGGCAACCACCCGCTGATCAACGGCCGGGAGACCGAGGACCGCGCGGACCTGGCGCTGCCCCCGGCGCAGGAGAACCTGCTGCGCGAGGTGTACGCGGCCAACGCCTCGACCGCGCTGCTGCTCGTCAGCAGCTACCCGTACGCGGTCGGCTGGGCCGAGGTGCACCTCCCGGCGGTGCTGTGGAGCTCGCATGGCGGGCAGGAGCTGGGCCGGGCCGTCGCCGACGTGCTGACCGGCGCGGCCGACCCGGGCGGCCGGCTGCCGCAGACCTGGTACCGCAGCGCCTGCGAGCTGCCGGACATCTTCGACTACGACATCGTCGCCAACGACGCGACCTACCTCTACTACCGGGGCACCCCGCTGTACCCGTTCGGCCACGGTCTGTCGTACACCACCTTCGAATACACGGGCCTGCGGCTATCCGCCGGGGAGGGCTCGACCGAGCCGCTGCCGGGAGCGCTTGCGCGAGCGGCCGGGAGTGCGTTCGGTGTGCAGTCAGTCGGCGCCGCCGCCGGGGAGACGGTGACCGCCACGTTCACCGTCACCAACACCGGTTCGCGGCCCGGCACCGAGGTCGTCCAGCTCTACTCGCACCAGCAGCGGTCCCGGGTCAAGCAGCCGCTTCGACAGCTCCGGGCGTTCACCAAGTTCACCCTCCACCCTGGAGAGTCGCGCGAGGTCAGCCTGCCGGTCAGCATCGACGACCTGGCCTTCTGGGACGTCACCACCGGCCGCCTCGTTGTCGAGGCCGCCCGGCACAAGCTCATGGTGGGCCGCTCCAGCTCCGACATCCGGCTCACCGCGACGCTCGCCGTCCGGGGCACGGTCATCGGCACGCGCCGCGCCGTGGACCAGCCGGTTCGGGCCGCCGACAACGACGAGTACAGCGGCATCGCGCTCGCGGCCGACGGGGTCAAGTCCGTTGAGGACGGCGCCTGGCTGTGCTTCCAGGGCGTCGATCTCTCCGGGGTACGCACGACGCAGATCCGCGGTCACGGCGGTGCGGTGTCGGTGCGCGTCGACGATCCGTTCTCCGGGCCGGAGTTGGCGAAGGTGGTTCCCGGGCAGCGGGTGCCGAGCGCTAGCGTGGACGGCGTGCACGACCTCTATCTCGTCTACGGCTCGGTCGGCACGACCGTCGAGGAACTGGTGTTCGCCCGATGA